From Flavobacterium arcticum, the proteins below share one genomic window:
- a CDS encoding threonine aldolase family protein translates to MEINLVSDTVTKPSHEMLQQMFRAKVGDDVYKQDPTVNELEEAIADLFGMEAALFFPSGTMANQVAIKLHTNPGDQLICDKWAHVYNYEGGGASFNSGVSCCLLDGDRGMITAEQVEVAINPPDFYHSPLTSLVCIENTTNKGGGACYDIETLAAIKEVCSKHNLGYHLDGARLWNALVAKKQHPKQFGELFDTISVCLSKGLGAPVGSVLIGDKETMHRALRIRKILGGGMRQAGYLAAAGLYALQHNVGRLETDHKRAKQLGEVLQQCEWVEKVEPVETNVLIFSVKSQYSEAVVIEKLKQKSIFISGMGKGKLRIVTHLDYKEVMHQYVMESLSKLSF, encoded by the coding sequence ATGGAAATAAATTTAGTAAGTGATACTGTAACCAAACCCAGCCATGAAATGCTACAGCAAATGTTTCGTGCAAAAGTGGGCGATGATGTTTATAAACAAGACCCTACAGTAAATGAGCTTGAAGAGGCTATTGCTGATTTGTTTGGTATGGAGGCTGCTTTATTCTTTCCGTCGGGCACTATGGCAAATCAAGTTGCTATAAAGTTACATACTAATCCTGGCGATCAATTAATTTGCGACAAATGGGCACACGTTTATAATTACGAAGGCGGCGGAGCTTCTTTTAATAGCGGAGTATCATGTTGCTTGCTTGATGGCGATAGGGGCATGATAACTGCTGAGCAAGTAGAAGTTGCTATAAACCCACCTGATTTTTACCATAGCCCGCTTACTAGTTTAGTATGTATTGAGAATACTACTAATAAAGGCGGTGGCGCTTGTTATGATATAGAAACACTTGCTGCTATAAAAGAGGTGTGTAGTAAGCATAACCTTGGCTATCATTTAGATGGTGCGCGACTTTGGAATGCATTAGTAGCCAAAAAACAACACCCTAAACAATTTGGAGAATTGTTCGATACTATATCGGTTTGTCTTTCTAAAGGGCTAGGTGCTCCTGTAGGTTCAGTGCTTATAGGTGATAAAGAAACAATGCATAGGGCTTTGCGCATCCGTAAAATACTGGGTGGCGGTATGCGTCAAGCAGGATATCTTGCAGCAGCAGGTTTATATGCACTACAACACAATGTAGGTAGGCTAGAAACCGACCATAAGAGAGCTAAACAACTAGGCGAAGTATTGCAGCAATGCGAATGGGTAGAAAAAGTAGAACCTGTAGAAACAAACGTGCTAATATTTTCTGTTAAATCACAGTATAGCGAAGCGGTTGTTATAGAAAAATTAAAACAAAAGAGCATCTTTATAAGCGGTATGGGTAAAGGCAAATTGCGTATTGTTACCCACCTAGATTATAAAGAGGTAATGCACCAATATGTAATGGAATCGTTGAGTAAACTCTCTTTTTAG